A single Crateriforma conspicua DNA region contains:
- a CDS encoding molybdopterin oxidoreductase family protein has protein sequence MSLVPPESASADLTKGTDEGFRFQLPQFLQARSGAMTRELLLQPGKHGLGMTPDSLLADTTTTATCGYCATGCGLRLHLRDGQAVGLTPETNYPVNMGMACPKGWEALRVLDSEHRATHPLVRDPSGELVTTDWKEALQKFCDGFRKVQQNHGPESVAFLSTGQIACEEMAFLGALAKFGMGMRHGDGNTRQCMATAVTAYKESFGFDAPPFTYADFEQSDCLVFVGANPCIGHPIMWERVLRNPNQPDIIVLDPRRTETANAATQHLQLRPKCDLKVLYAITNVLIAEGFVDHEFVNSHTSGYDDLVRCVRDFSVESVAEESGLEAERIREAARTIGRSSAVSLWWTMGVNQSYEGVRTAQAIINIALLTGNIGRPGTGPNSITGQCNAMGSRLWSNTTNLLGHRKFECEQDRMDVADILGIDVGRLPTEGSWAYDRIIDGIRNGEIRGLWVIATNPAHSWIQRNELRELLGQLDFFVVQDMYRNTDTVAHADLVLPAAGWGEKDGTFINSERRYGRIKKVKRAPGLALADFQIFRAIAHAWGCGDMFRGWTDPESVFQIMKRLSAGRPCDITGIEGFDQLDQCGGIQWPWSTEDSQRGAPDQERRLFADGAFCTDDGRAKLIVDQVSPAPETPCDDYPFWLLTGRGSVSQWHTQTRTDKSPVLRKLYPNQPYIEINPSDAARLMITNGGLVSVRSRRGEVTVRSAVTTSVAAGQLFMPMHYEEANVLTLSHFDPHSRQPSYKDCAVDLEPLKD, from the coding sequence ATGAGTCTAGTGCCACCGGAATCCGCTTCGGCGGACCTAACAAAGGGAACGGACGAAGGGTTCCGATTCCAGTTGCCTCAGTTTTTGCAAGCTCGTAGCGGGGCGATGACCCGCGAACTGCTGTTGCAACCGGGAAAGCATGGTCTGGGGATGACACCAGATTCGCTGCTTGCCGACACCACCACCACCGCCACGTGCGGGTACTGTGCGACCGGATGTGGATTGCGATTGCATCTTCGTGACGGGCAGGCTGTTGGCTTGACTCCCGAAACCAACTATCCGGTCAACATGGGGATGGCATGTCCGAAGGGTTGGGAGGCACTGCGCGTATTGGATTCGGAGCATCGGGCCACACATCCACTGGTGCGTGATCCGTCCGGGGAATTGGTGACGACCGATTGGAAAGAAGCACTTCAGAAGTTTTGTGATGGATTTCGGAAGGTTCAGCAGAACCATGGGCCTGAATCCGTCGCGTTTCTATCGACGGGCCAGATCGCTTGCGAAGAAATGGCGTTCTTGGGTGCGTTGGCCAAGTTCGGGATGGGGATGCGACATGGTGACGGGAACACGCGTCAATGCATGGCGACCGCAGTCACCGCGTACAAAGAATCGTTCGGCTTTGATGCGCCACCTTTCACTTATGCGGATTTCGAACAGAGTGATTGCCTGGTATTCGTCGGGGCCAATCCGTGCATCGGTCACCCGATCATGTGGGAACGCGTGCTTCGCAATCCCAATCAGCCTGACATCATCGTGTTGGACCCGCGACGCACCGAAACCGCGAATGCAGCCACGCAGCACCTGCAACTTCGACCCAAATGTGACTTGAAGGTCCTGTATGCGATCACGAATGTTTTGATTGCCGAAGGATTCGTTGATCATGAATTTGTCAACTCGCATACCAGCGGATATGACGATCTGGTGCGTTGTGTTCGGGACTTCTCGGTGGAATCGGTTGCCGAAGAATCGGGGCTGGAAGCCGAACGCATTCGCGAAGCTGCACGGACCATCGGTCGATCCAGCGCGGTGTCGTTGTGGTGGACGATGGGTGTCAACCAAAGTTATGAGGGCGTGCGAACGGCACAGGCCATCATCAACATCGCACTTTTGACTGGAAATATCGGACGACCTGGCACAGGTCCCAACAGCATCACGGGGCAATGCAATGCGATGGGGTCACGGTTGTGGAGTAACACGACAAATTTGTTGGGGCATCGCAAGTTTGAATGCGAACAAGATCGAATGGACGTCGCCGACATCCTTGGGATTGATGTCGGCCGTCTTCCAACGGAAGGAAGCTGGGCCTACGACCGAATCATTGATGGGATTCGAAACGGCGAAATCCGTGGGCTGTGGGTGATTGCGACCAATCCGGCTCACAGTTGGATTCAAAGAAACGAGCTGCGCGAATTGTTGGGGCAGTTGGATTTCTTCGTCGTTCAGGACATGTATCGAAACACTGACACGGTGGCACATGCTGATTTGGTGCTTCCCGCGGCAGGTTGGGGCGAGAAGGATGGGACGTTTATCAACAGCGAACGGCGGTACGGGCGCATCAAGAAGGTGAAGCGAGCGCCGGGGCTGGCGTTGGCGGATTTTCAAATCTTTCGAGCGATTGCCCACGCTTGGGGATGCGGCGACATGTTTCGTGGTTGGACCGATCCCGAAAGCGTCTTTCAGATAATGAAACGACTCAGTGCGGGCCGACCTTGCGATATCACCGGTATCGAAGGGTTTGATCAATTGGATCAATGTGGCGGTATCCAGTGGCCTTGGTCAACCGAGGATTCCCAACGCGGTGCGCCCGACCAAGAGCGGCGACTTTTTGCCGACGGTGCATTTTGTACCGACGACGGTCGTGCAAAACTAATCGTCGACCAGGTTTCGCCAGCGCCCGAGACGCCCTGCGACGACTATCCGTTCTGGTTGTTGACCGGGCGTGGTTCAGTCAGCCAGTGGCATACACAAACCCGCACCGACAAAAGCCCGGTTCTGCGAAAGCTATATCCCAACCAGCCCTACATCGAAATCAACCCGAGCGATGCGGCCCGGTTGATGATCACCAACGGTGGGCTTGTCAGTGTTCGTTCACGACGCGGGGAAGTCACTGTGCGATCCGCCGTGACAACCTCAGTTGCCGCCGGGCAGCTATTCATGCCGATGCACTATGAAGAAGCCAATGTGCTGACGCTTTCGCATTTCGATCCGCATAGTCGTCAGCCTAGCTATAAGGATTGTGCCGTCGATTTGGAACCTTTGAAAGACTAA
- a CDS encoding DmsC/YnfH family molybdoenzyme membrane anchor subunit, translated as MHATDVTNEPETASESNFDLVDLLLEEQQQLSAVELFARRHESGQCELPADRAPDQAKYYRSLLPASSPTPEQQFAFEVDLDACSGCKACVVACHTLNGLEENETWRSVGGVIATESASGSDSATEGLPIAIGVRHVTTACHHCEDPGCLNGCPVKAYDKDPVTGIVRHLDDQCIGCKYCTMMCPYEVPKYSKRLGIVRKCDMCYNRLAVGEAPACVQSCPNEAIKIRLVDRSLTEADRKVAGSRMMVAGAPSSSLTLPTTRYVSQAEWNGAAAMDLGIDEVSESHWPLAALLVATQIGVGMVFWDRVGALISLVAGDDISGGATPVLALVALLVSGIGLNLAPLHLGQPLRAWRVFLGLRTSWLSREAVVLGKFVGALALACLLLGLPSIQAWLPESINEAVGNYIPSWAGSVLLWASLPLGIVGLYCSAMIYIATGRIWWRFDRTMVRFAGTFVVVGLIGALAVAALTQLARNDAGVEASSVALMLGSIVALGLVIAKFVYEWRIQLGPSRSTDDAIDLRSRRLTIRSLSQLRLARVLTFSLSAVSLLVATIAIATVGALTPLVGLSLGIAFVGAAGGDMIERLLYFMAVVHDRMPGIHR; from the coding sequence ATGCACGCAACAGACGTCACGAATGAACCGGAAACAGCCAGCGAATCGAATTTCGATTTGGTGGATTTGTTGTTGGAAGAACAACAACAGTTGTCTGCGGTCGAACTGTTTGCACGCCGTCACGAGAGTGGGCAATGCGAGTTGCCCGCAGACCGTGCCCCAGATCAAGCAAAATACTATCGGTCATTGCTACCCGCGTCATCGCCCACGCCTGAGCAGCAGTTCGCTTTCGAGGTGGACTTGGACGCCTGTAGCGGTTGCAAGGCGTGCGTTGTCGCCTGCCACACTTTGAACGGTCTCGAGGAAAATGAGACTTGGCGATCAGTCGGTGGTGTGATCGCTACCGAATCAGCATCGGGTTCCGATTCGGCGACCGAAGGCTTGCCGATTGCCATTGGTGTACGTCACGTCACGACCGCGTGCCATCACTGCGAAGATCCCGGGTGTTTGAACGGGTGTCCTGTCAAAGCCTACGACAAAGACCCCGTGACAGGGATCGTTCGTCACTTGGACGATCAGTGCATTGGTTGCAAGTACTGCACGATGATGTGTCCATACGAAGTTCCCAAGTACAGCAAACGTTTGGGAATCGTTAGAAAATGTGACATGTGTTACAACCGTTTGGCGGTGGGGGAAGCGCCGGCGTGTGTGCAGTCTTGCCCCAACGAAGCGATCAAGATTCGTCTGGTCGACCGCAGCCTTACCGAAGCCGACCGAAAGGTTGCTGGTTCGCGAATGATGGTTGCTGGCGCTCCGTCGTCGTCACTGACCCTTCCCACCACGCGGTATGTCAGTCAAGCGGAATGGAACGGTGCCGCGGCGATGGATTTGGGCATTGATGAAGTGTCCGAAAGCCACTGGCCGCTTGCGGCACTGCTGGTTGCAACACAGATCGGTGTCGGGATGGTTTTTTGGGACCGAGTGGGTGCCCTGATCAGTCTTGTTGCCGGCGATGACATTTCGGGCGGTGCAACGCCAGTTTTGGCCTTGGTCGCCTTGTTGGTCAGTGGAATCGGGTTGAACTTGGCTCCGCTGCATTTGGGGCAACCTCTTCGCGCGTGGAGAGTTTTCCTGGGGTTGCGAACCAGTTGGCTATCACGCGAGGCCGTGGTGTTGGGGAAGTTCGTCGGCGCCCTGGCTTTGGCGTGTCTGTTGCTAGGCTTGCCGTCAATCCAGGCCTGGTTACCTGAGAGTATCAATGAAGCGGTCGGAAACTACATTCCGAGTTGGGCCGGCTCGGTGCTGCTGTGGGCTAGTTTGCCTTTGGGCATTGTTGGGCTGTACTGCAGCGCGATGATTTACATCGCAACGGGCAGGATTTGGTGGCGTTTTGATCGAACGATGGTTCGATTCGCCGGTACCTTTGTCGTCGTAGGATTGATCGGGGCCTTGGCGGTCGCCGCGTTGACGCAGCTTGCCAGAAATGATGCGGGTGTTGAGGCATCATCGGTGGCATTGATGCTGGGCTCGATCGTCGCGTTGGGATTGGTGATCGCAAAATTCGTCTATGAATGGCGGATTCAATTGGGGCCGTCACGAAGCACCGATGATGCGATCGATCTGCGTTCACGACGATTGACGATTCGCTCGCTTTCCCAGTTGCGATTGGCCCGTGTTTTGACATTCAGTCTTTCAGCAGTATCCCTGTTGGTCGCGACGATCGCGATTGCCACGGTTGGTGCACTCACACCACTGGTCGGGCTGTCATTGGGGATCGCTTTTGTTGGGGCGGCAGGTGGCGACATGATTGAAAGATTGCTGTATTTCATGGCCGTCGTCCATGATCGGATGCCTGGAATTCATAGGTAA
- a CDS encoding GAF domain-containing protein: protein MNQVATLSLPPHSFLTDAVVANVSAEGVCTFGDLKLDAAAAKCIADRNALVVKQPSDLPDAVASAVFIPVFVEQRITSLVMLTSRDQMPADSVVPEPVGVFEVWQPVGPYEEVALSGGYYGRMERFENVSSFVRFERGTGLPGQVWEKLTAVIHDDLGNHPGFLRAAGASADLLQTAVGIPVVDQDFISSVVLISSHRSPIFRGVEVWQAASDGFDLLGGAYAEFPDSMTLNRPVRIANDEGWPKLLSDAKAAVSSLDVGTIYPGREAGASETLPDSAIAIPRFDGQTLHSFIVLMF, encoded by the coding sequence ATGAACCAAGTCGCAACCTTGTCGTTGCCGCCACACAGCTTTCTAACCGACGCTGTGGTGGCGAACGTCTCGGCTGAGGGTGTTTGTACCTTTGGCGACCTGAAACTAGATGCTGCCGCGGCCAAGTGCATTGCCGATCGCAATGCATTGGTGGTCAAACAGCCGTCGGACTTGCCCGACGCTGTCGCGTCAGCGGTCTTCATCCCCGTTTTTGTGGAACAACGCATCACGTCGCTGGTGATGCTGACATCCCGCGATCAGATGCCTGCAGATTCGGTTGTTCCCGAACCCGTCGGTGTGTTTGAAGTTTGGCAGCCCGTGGGGCCGTACGAAGAAGTGGCGCTGTCAGGCGGTTACTACGGAAGAATGGAACGATTTGAAAATGTCAGTTCATTCGTACGTTTCGAACGCGGTACCGGTTTGCCTGGTCAAGTCTGGGAAAAGCTGACTGCGGTGATTCACGATGATCTGGGAAATCACCCGGGGTTCCTGCGGGCCGCTGGCGCATCCGCCGACCTGCTGCAAACCGCGGTCGGCATACCGGTGGTGGATCAGGATTTCATTTCCAGTGTCGTGTTGATCAGTTCCCATCGGTCGCCGATCTTTCGTGGCGTCGAAGTATGGCAAGCGGCGTCCGACGGATTTGACTTATTAGGTGGTGCATACGCTGAGTTTCCTGATTCCATGACGCTGAATCGTCCAGTGCGTATTGCGAATGATGAAGGATGGCCCAAGTTGTTGTCCGATGCGAAGGCGGCGGTGTCTAGTTTGGACGTTGGAACGATCTATCCGGGGCGTGAAGCGGGGGCCAGTGAAACGCTTCCGGATTCTGCAATCGCGATCCCTCGGTTTGACGGACAAACGCTTCACAGTTTCATCGTTTTGATGTTTTAG
- a CDS encoding ABC transporter ATP-binding protein, whose amino-acid sequence MNEFVEIFNLGKTYDTTNGPAVIVEQFNLKMAQGEYVCVLGHSGCGKSTVLTMVAGLNSITTGGVVIANREIDGPGPDRGVVFQSPCLMPWMTAIDNVLLGVDQVYPHAKKSERHDIAAYYLSLVGLGSSLHSRAADLSQGMQQRVGIARAFALRPKMLLLDEPFGMLDSLTRMELQEILLEILVKDQVTTMMITHDVDEALFMSDRVVMMTNGPRARVGKIFEVPFDRPRVRTEVLEHPDYYDLRGDMIGFLEEQDHKKLVADAAKREHAKASEEQQMASVG is encoded by the coding sequence ATGAATGAATTTGTAGAGATTTTCAATCTCGGAAAAACATATGATACGACCAATGGGCCGGCGGTCATCGTCGAGCAATTCAACCTAAAGATGGCTCAGGGTGAATACGTTTGTGTCCTGGGGCACAGTGGATGCGGCAAGAGCACCGTTTTGACGATGGTGGCAGGCTTGAACTCGATCACCACCGGAGGTGTGGTGATCGCCAATCGTGAAATCGATGGCCCCGGTCCCGACCGTGGGGTGGTATTTCAATCACCTTGCTTGATGCCGTGGATGACCGCGATTGATAACGTTTTGTTGGGAGTGGATCAGGTCTACCCCCATGCGAAAAAGAGTGAACGCCACGACATTGCTGCGTACTACCTGTCTCTGGTCGGCCTGGGAAGCTCGTTGCACAGTCGCGCGGCGGATCTAAGTCAGGGCATGCAGCAGCGGGTCGGGATCGCACGAGCGTTTGCGCTCCGTCCAAAGATGCTGTTGTTGGACGAACCATTTGGCATGCTGGATTCGCTGACGCGGATGGAGTTGCAAGAAATTTTGTTGGAGATCTTGGTCAAGGATCAGGTGACCACGATGATGATCACGCATGATGTCGACGAGGCATTATTCATGAGTGATCGCGTAGTGATGATGACCAACGGGCCGCGGGCACGTGTCGGTAAGATCTTTGAAGTTCCCTTTGATCGTCCCCGAGTGCGTACTGAGGTGCTGGAGCATCCTGATTACTACGACTTGCGTGGCGACATGATCGGATTCTTGGAAGAACAGGATCATAAGAAATTGGTGGCCGATGCTGCCAAGCGAGAGCACGCTAAAGCGTCGGAAGAACAGCAGATGGCGTCGGTGGGATGA
- a CDS encoding ABC transporter ATP-binding protein, with amino-acid sequence MSIATSSEITADHLAVIPKSVETQPPAPAPIMAVRNVSKGYGSGATRVGVLNGINLNLREGEFLAVVGFSGSGKTTLAQLLAGLVKPDSGEITMDGEPVTGPGPERGLVFQNYSLLPWLTVRGNIALSVDRVFQSWSKTQRREHVDRFVELVGLTHAIHRRPHELSGGMRQRVSLARTLAMKPKVLLLDEPLSALDALTRSVMQDEILKIWQEEKQTCLMITNDVDEAILVADRIVPLNPGPNAGLGPAFTVGLERPRDKTELNHNERFKHLRNAVTNYLVAVRQRARSRETQKGGAVEIQRPDIQPVDLTLPRKAILNSPI; translated from the coding sequence ATGAGTATTGCAACCAGTTCGGAGATTACGGCCGATCACTTGGCTGTCATTCCGAAGTCCGTCGAGACGCAGCCTCCGGCACCCGCGCCGATCATGGCGGTGCGGAATGTCAGCAAAGGCTACGGAAGTGGCGCGACACGCGTTGGTGTGTTGAACGGGATCAATCTGAACTTGCGGGAAGGCGAGTTTCTGGCTGTCGTGGGTTTCTCCGGTAGCGGAAAGACCACTCTTGCGCAATTATTGGCAGGGCTGGTCAAGCCGGATTCCGGCGAGATCACGATGGATGGCGAACCGGTCACTGGCCCGGGGCCGGAACGGGGGTTGGTGTTCCAAAATTATTCGTTGCTTCCTTGGTTAACGGTACGTGGGAACATCGCGCTTTCGGTCGACCGTGTCTTTCAGTCTTGGTCCAAGACGCAACGCCGCGAGCACGTCGATCGATTTGTTGAATTGGTGGGCTTGACACACGCAATTCATCGGCGGCCGCATGAGTTGTCCGGTGGGATGCGACAACGCGTTTCGCTCGCACGGACATTGGCCATGAAACCAAAGGTTCTGTTGCTAGACGAACCGCTGTCGGCGTTGGATGCACTGACACGAAGCGTCATGCAGGATGAGATTTTGAAGATCTGGCAGGAGGAGAAACAGACCTGTCTGATGATTACCAATGATGTGGATGAAGCAATCTTGGTGGCCGACCGGATCGTACCACTGAATCCGGGGCCTAATGCCGGCTTGGGACCGGCGTTCACCGTTGGCTTGGAGCGGCCCCGAGATAAGACCGAGCTAAATCACAACGAGCGGTTCAAGCACCTGCGAAACGCAGTGACCAACTATTTGGTCGCCGTACGGCAAAGGGCACGATCCCGAGAAACGCAGAAAGGCGGCGCTGTGGAGATTCAGCGTCCCGACATCCAACCGGTGGATCTGACGTTGCCTCGAAAAGCAATACTGAATTCACCCATCTGA
- a CDS encoding ABC transporter permease codes for MNWRGNALRFCNVAGLPVLEPFVRLAAGEDPKEQMAGIAKFILLPIVTVGIFLGLWSLAAKTIVTGSAKLPGPAATWNAGVELFEMHQTQKAADAEMRQEKLNQAVVAMAKARLMDEAAAKSSGEEAEKYLASATTFRQEAVRAANYVPSSAPTFVDQILTSLKTVFFGFAIATLIAVPLGVLCGMSPWFNAAMNPFIQVFKPVSPLAWLPLAGLVIIWAYSGSTAGETFFEKAFLISAVTVSLCSLWPTLVNTTLGVASVDKDYMNVAKVLKLSWSQQLFKIILPASLPLMFAGLRISLGVGWMVLIAADMLAQNPGLGKFVWDEFQNGSSQTYARIAFSVIIIGVIGLVLDRIMICLRNMVSFGNPSPA; via the coding sequence ATGAATTGGCGCGGAAACGCATTGCGATTTTGCAACGTTGCGGGGTTGCCCGTGTTGGAACCGTTCGTTCGGCTTGCGGCCGGCGAAGATCCGAAAGAGCAGATGGCGGGGATTGCCAAGTTCATTCTGCTTCCCATCGTGACCGTCGGCATCTTTTTGGGGCTCTGGTCGTTGGCAGCGAAAACCATCGTCACCGGAAGTGCCAAATTGCCCGGTCCGGCGGCAACATGGAACGCCGGCGTGGAATTGTTTGAAATGCATCAGACGCAGAAGGCCGCCGATGCCGAGATGCGTCAGGAAAAGCTGAACCAAGCGGTGGTGGCGATGGCCAAGGCACGCTTGATGGACGAGGCTGCGGCAAAGTCCAGCGGTGAAGAAGCGGAGAAGTACCTGGCGTCTGCCACGACGTTTCGTCAGGAGGCCGTTCGAGCGGCCAATTATGTACCCTCCAGTGCACCAACTTTTGTGGATCAAATCCTTACCAGCCTGAAGACCGTGTTTTTCGGCTTTGCCATCGCAACCTTGATCGCGGTTCCGCTGGGTGTGTTGTGTGGTATGAGTCCCTGGTTCAATGCGGCCATGAACCCGTTCATACAGGTTTTCAAGCCGGTCAGCCCGCTGGCTTGGCTACCCTTGGCGGGGCTGGTCATTATCTGGGCGTATTCGGGTTCGACAGCGGGAGAGACGTTTTTCGAGAAGGCGTTCTTGATTTCTGCGGTGACGGTTTCCTTGTGTTCGCTGTGGCCCACGCTGGTGAACACCACCCTTGGGGTCGCAAGCGTTGATAAGGATTACATGAACGTTGCGAAGGTGTTGAAGCTTTCGTGGTCACAGCAATTGTTCAAGATCATCCTCCCGGCCAGTCTGCCGTTGATGTTCGCCGGGCTTCGTATCAGCCTGGGTGTTGGTTGGATGGTGCTGATCGCCGCCGACATGTTGGCCCAAAACCCTGGTTTGGGGAAATTCGTTTGGGATGAATTTCAAAATGGCAGCAGCCAAACGTATGCACGAATCGCGTTCAGCGTGATCATCATCGGCGTGATCGGGCTGGTCCTGGATCGCATCATGATCTGTCTGCGAAACATGGTCAGCTTTGGGAATCCTTCCCCGGCATGA
- a CDS encoding CmpA/NrtA family ABC transporter substrate-binding protein: MTQAGVALTVLALSGCAPDSVTLEDLEAAAAKVDLGDLDAEQLLQESSTKLDLEKTDLKFGFIKLTDCAPLVIAKEKGYFADEGLNVEIEAQSNWKVLLDRVIDGQLDGAHMLAGQPIGATIGFGTKADIITAYSLDYNGNGITVSNEIWAKMQENDPKLAVDQPEHPITADSLKPIVEEYKQAGKDFQMGMVFPVSTHNYEIRYWLASSGIHPGMYTAQDITGVQDADVLLSVTPPPQMPATLEAGTILGYCVGEPWNQQAVVKEIGVPVTTNYDIWKNNPEKVFGVTQQWDQQHPNTHVAVVKALMRAGKWLDAVDEDGVFLNRQEACEILSRKDYVGADADVIDNSMTGTFVFQKTDVRPMPDFNVFFKHNATFPHYSDCVWFLTQMRRWGQITESKSAEWYDEMAKKIYRPDIYRQAADLLISEGKLDPKEIPAPGYDGYRPASTDFIDGKSYDGKDPLGYLAGFEIGHKE, from the coding sequence ATGACGCAGGCCGGTGTCGCGTTAACGGTCTTGGCGTTGTCCGGGTGTGCACCCGATAGCGTCACATTGGAAGATTTGGAGGCTGCCGCGGCAAAGGTCGATCTGGGCGATTTGGATGCCGAGCAGTTGCTGCAAGAAAGTTCGACAAAGCTGGATTTGGAAAAGACCGACCTAAAGTTCGGCTTCATCAAGTTGACCGATTGCGCGCCGCTGGTGATTGCTAAGGAGAAAGGCTATTTCGCCGACGAGGGATTGAATGTCGAAATTGAAGCCCAGTCGAACTGGAAGGTTCTGCTGGATCGGGTGATTGACGGGCAGTTGGACGGAGCTCACATGCTGGCCGGCCAGCCAATTGGCGCGACGATTGGTTTCGGTACGAAAGCCGACATCATCACCGCTTATAGTTTGGACTATAACGGAAACGGCATCACGGTCAGCAATGAGATTTGGGCCAAGATGCAGGAGAACGATCCGAAGTTGGCTGTCGACCAACCGGAGCACCCCATCACGGCAGATTCGCTGAAGCCGATCGTTGAAGAATACAAGCAGGCCGGCAAAGACTTTCAAATGGGGATGGTCTTTCCGGTCAGTACCCACAATTATGAAATACGATACTGGTTGGCTTCATCCGGAATTCATCCGGGCATGTACACCGCCCAAGATATCACGGGGGTGCAGGACGCCGATGTGTTGCTTTCGGTTACCCCGCCGCCGCAAATGCCGGCAACTTTGGAAGCCGGCACGATTTTAGGCTACTGCGTGGGGGAACCCTGGAATCAGCAGGCGGTTGTCAAGGAAATTGGTGTTCCCGTCACCACCAACTATGACATCTGGAAAAACAATCCAGAAAAGGTGTTCGGGGTGACGCAACAATGGGATCAGCAGCATCCCAACACACACGTCGCCGTTGTCAAGGCATTGATGCGAGCGGGCAAATGGCTGGATGCCGTTGATGAGGACGGCGTCTTTCTGAACCGCCAAGAAGCCTGCGAGATCTTAAGCCGAAAAGACTACGTCGGTGCAGACGCTGATGTGATCGACAACAGCATGACGGGAACGTTCGTGTTTCAAAAAACGGACGTTCGGCCCATGCCTGACTTCAACGTCTTCTTCAAGCACAACGCGACTTTTCCGCACTACAGCGATTGCGTTTGGTTTCTGACGCAAATGCGTCGCTGGGGTCAGATCACCGAATCAAAGTCGGCTGAGTGGTATGACGAAATGGCGAAGAAAATCTATCGGCCTGACATTTATCGTCAGGCGGCAGATTTGCTGATCAGTGAAGGAAAGCTGGATCCCAAGGAAATCCCGGCGCCGGGCTATGACGGATATCGCCCAGCGTCCACCGATTTTATTGATGGGAAATCCTACGACGGCAAAGACCCGCTCGGATATTTGGCTGGCTTTGAGATCGGTCACAAAGAATAG
- the nrfH gene encoding cytochrome c nitrite reductase small subunit, producing the protein MTAKPSRKRLFGPGAYLFAGCLGLLAGVGTFTFGYGKGASYLSNDPKTCVNCHVMQGHMDSWQQSSHHHVAVCNDCHLPHHPIGKWVTKADNGFFHSLAFTTGGFKDPIRIKPRNRRVTQGTCVHCHESVVHSMLPDAAGRDMQSCVHCHADVGHAGR; encoded by the coding sequence ATGACAGCTAAGCCTTCGCGCAAGCGGCTGTTTGGGCCCGGCGCCTATCTGTTCGCAGGCTGTCTGGGACTTCTTGCCGGCGTTGGAACATTCACCTTCGGCTACGGCAAGGGAGCCAGCTATCTGAGCAACGATCCCAAAACGTGTGTCAACTGCCACGTGATGCAGGGTCACATGGATTCATGGCAACAAAGCAGCCACCACCACGTCGCGGTTTGCAACGATTGTCACTTGCCACATCACCCCATCGGCAAATGGGTCACCAAAGCTGACAACGGGTTCTTTCACTCGCTCGCGTTCACAACGGGTGGATTCAAAGATCCGATCCGAATCAAACCCCGCAATCGCCGTGTCACACAAGGCACCTGCGTCCACTGTCACGAATCGGTCGTACACAGCATGTTGCCCGACGCCGCCGGCCGCGACATGCAGTCTTGTGTCCACTGCCATGCCGACGTCGGCCACGCGGGTCGCTGA